One Phaseolus vulgaris cultivar G19833 chromosome 11, P. vulgaris v2.0, whole genome shotgun sequence genomic window carries:
- the LOC137825932 gene encoding uncharacterized protein isoform X3: MPFVQVGLQAESQAVRSLSCKTVSRLLENIDNDDKVAASAHLIKDFNIYPLLLDCIIKGDEQVAAVATDAIQKLAGFPEGMEIIFPSGKVGETDLELIASQCSSLGRVRVLALVVNLFSVSRSAASIVYSLNLLKLLEAELRNADDTLVTLNVLELLYELSAIEHSTEFLSKTSLYELLSSIISNNSVESILRSRAMMICGRLVSKDIIYSFTDEPCVKAVIASIDGRLQSLDPSDIDECETALESFGHIGSSTQGATYLLSGSSPAARHVINAAFERQGPQGHGKQLAALHALGNISGETRSKNNIILNAEAEENLRRLIYETAARSSKLTPSGLFLSVMQQDAEIRLAVYRMISGLVARSWCLMEICSKDDIINRVTNPIIESTKIGMEARYNCCKAIYQTLTLSDSVSAFTDAYAKLEKAVKMGPYLVKSHGEPQPVVETAKRF, translated from the exons GTCAGTCGCCTTCTGGAGAATATTGACAATGATGACAAAGTTGCCGCTAGTGCTCATCTAATTAAAGATTTCAACATATATCCTCTTTTGCTTGATTGCATCATAAAGGG CGATGAGCAAGTGGCAGCTGTAGCAACAGATGCAATACAAAAGTTAGCTGGTTTTCCTGAAGGCATG GAAATTATCTTTCCATCTGGCAAAGTAGGTGAGACAGATCTCGAGCTTATAGCATCACAATGTTCATCACTG GGTCGAGTTCGTGTACTGGCATTAGTGGTGAATCTTTTTTCTGTATCAAGGTCGGCAGCATCTATTGTTTATAGCTTAAATCTACTTAAATTGTTGGAAGCAGAACTCAGAAATGCGGATGATACCCTTGtaactttaaatgttttggagcTTCTATATGAG TTGTCAGCGATTGAACATAGTACAGAATTTTTGTCAAAGACTAGCCTCTATGAATTGCTTTCGTCAATAATTAG CAACAATTCTGTGGAATCAATTTTAAGATCAAGAGCAATGATGATATGTGGAAGGCTAGTGTCCAAGGACATTATATACTCCTTCACAGACGAACCTT GTGTTAAAGCTGTTATTGCATCTATTGACGGTAGACTACAGTCATTGGATCCTTCAGATATAGATGAATGTGAAACTGCACTTGAATCATTTGGTCATATAGGATCAT CTACCCAGGGAGCTACATATTTACTCTCAGGTTCATCACCGGCTGCAAGACATGTTATAAATGCTGCTTTTGAACGACAAGGACCACAAGGCCATGGGAAACAATTG GCTGCATTACATGCTCTCGGAAACATCTCGGGAGAAACCAGATCTAAGAATAATATCATACTCAATGCTGAAGCAGAAGAAAATCTGCGACGCTTAATTTATGAAACAGCCGCCAGAAGTTCAAAGCTGACTCCATCG GGTCTGTTTCTTTCAGTAATGCAGCAGGATGCAGAAATACGTCTAGCG GTCTATAGAATGATAAGTGGATTGGTTGCCCGATCTTGGTGCTTGATGGAGATATGCTCAAAAGATGATATTATAAACAGAGTGACTAATCCAATTATTGAAAGCACGAAAATAG GTATGGAAGCTCGATATAACTGCTGCAAGGCTATATACCAAACTTTGACACTTTCTGATAGTGTTTCTGCTTTTACAGATGCATATGCAAAG TTGGAGAAAGCTGTTAAAATGGGTCCATACCTTGTTAAGAGCCATGGTGAACCTCAACCTGTTGTGGAGACTGCCAAAAGATTTTAA